A stretch of Triticum aestivum cultivar Chinese Spring chromosome 1D, IWGSC CS RefSeq v2.1, whole genome shotgun sequence DNA encodes these proteins:
- the LOC123181441 gene encoding uncharacterized protein — MRAPQDRERTMRDLYDRTRHKDLALLEESNKEQRGGGAGRAEDSEQRGVAPKIEDKPTIRKRPVPSDGPHVKAESGTCNVCSAPCSSCLHRDLAPVDSNMDCGSSQTCCARSESRTNLLVRSGKGLRTKGGENDDELSATSSHASYSENGGHKAMARSIAADSEVNMPAKRRRLLSDTRSPREECHDDSNSCVTGTSAASKLLLDKKKDKLSTSASSRDLTVKDYKDKNIAGPNRLRNSLVEESTEKKRSDVHIAPPSSSDRSAPADSPTFMTKKLLRTQSSVSASQGLSPKKSSQGLGNSQDNLEQQPSEEVPNNDIDHLPGGKLSRPVIGGDKHDMVTSCSTSSKNKIKAGSSSTELETGTRCTRNGSQEHTDILSDDFAKRNDNVQQDQNQGLPTDKASDKELNTQNDAMIECGNSESLIDVNVCDICGDVGREYLLATCIRCLEGAEHTYCMRVKLDKVPDGEWLCEECQLNEDRIKTRGNRGASTVDISNGKNQDSESMSNPKTLQTALTNLGAQQIASGTPVTDHLSGNVKLHSGSTDTTEARQVKCASPNAGRLDAKSKNFGSMANRKRLQIVTSDTETRPPTCGTPSAGRLGKKYESSEDLSNHKKLRIATDMELPMSSEGLLSPPKSSKRHAENASSSNPRPFKTESPRKHDIFSHQNSFKKSNKGNLKPPNNAPVKGVQAVKSSMTLSRSYSLGSLANAKAPVPSPRGPLSKQLSFNNSKSEPKVKQLAEGVASKLKPIKHSPIDVREKGPMRKLMKSESFKREGSVSKDSSSLKQNKSSLLSRDEKPRMLKLMSDKSFLERRPSFILQKPPLSPRPDSSVKSGDRKVDQDNPRPGPSILKTSKKPGNIEKKQISASVNSEKRGIAIHQTSTGVVSSKDADTVKTSDPLLPVENVNKDNDCVGEASLILRKNDNKMSTNPEVLSTPLAMTCETDLQNMVPRASASEDLTPNVGQCQPLAMTSESQSMVPRASSSEELTPNVGQCQPLAMTSESDLLSMVPRESASEDLTPNVGQCQQEVLESTEHKSIKSAEEVQAAEDILPESPHDPLMAQKLCAPENKLSEPNLKHQDSFDQLPTLGNLSRTLVIPEQTYIWQGIFEVSRTGISSELYDGIQAHLSTCTSAKALEVVKQLPQRIRLIEVPRCSSWPHQFKEVQPSEDNIALFFFAQDVESYERYGKLLEKLLVEDLCLTTNINGVELLILSSDNLPEKIQRWNGFLYFWGVFYARKANSSTELVVKNPCPLVSTTEPFDKPVCSPKVPQSLGIDLNQCPDDELYDSPVSLGSETEKSGASEDHKTLMGSTNGNENLDACEIHHQETAVTREIVLESGTAVVCETYIPMGSGVHNMKLEYPSDTTGGSGTEGRDSMKDEESFSLNEAPCYVERHVGASRSMPDNILAKKKALTSLTEVSLQHRSESILKADFVLHDSESSYKRQKIVNGDEQLPSERLSKIHSLPAGWRTPFDDSRYAYKGLSDLGSTTKAISDQVVHVLSSDDEGSPEHTTMNKAPLKAEQGSSSPLLSLSLSTAAKTRKLASSDAGDDRSLSLSLGLPLPGVAKGNQALEIKQFLPEKPGINTSFHL; from the exons ATGAGGGCGCCGCAAGACCGCGAACGCACGATGAGGGATCTCTACGATCGTACGCGCCACAAGGATCTCGCGCTCCTCGAG GAATCGAACAAGGAACAACGCGGTGGCGGTGCAGGACGGGCAGAGGACTCTGAACAGCGGGGAGTGGCCCCCAAGATAGAG GACAAGCCTACAATAAGAAAAAGACCAGTGCCAAGTGATGGTCCTCATGTGAAAGCAGAATCTGGCACTTGTAATGTCTGTTCGGCTCCTTGCTCCTCTTGCCTACACAGAGATCTTGCACCTGTTGATTCCAATATGGACTGCGGATCATCTCAAACGTGCTGTGCAAGGTCAGAATCAAGAACTAATTTGTTAGTTCGTAGTGGGAAAGGGCTCCGTACAAAGGGAGGGGAAAATGATGATGAACTTAGTGCCACTTCAAGCCATGCTTCCTATTCCGAAAATGGTGGACATAAGGCTATGGCGAGATCCATTGCAGCAGATTCAGAGGTTAACATGCCGGCAAAACGTAGAAGGCTATTGAGCGATACGAGGTCACCTAGAGAAGAGTGCCACGATGATAGTAACTCGTGTGTTACTGGTACATCAGCAGCAAGCAAACTTCTGCTGGATAAGAAAAAGGATAAACTATCTACTTCTGCGTCAAGTCGTGATCTCACTGTCAAGGACTACAAGGACAAGAACATTGCTGGTCCTAACAGACTAAGAAATTCCCTTGTGGAAGAATCTACAGAGAAGAAGAGATCTGATGTTCATATTGCTCCACCTAGCTCATCCGACCGATCAGCTCCTGCAGATTCTCCTACATTTATGACCAAAAAGTTACTCCGAACTCAGTCCTCTGTTAGTGCATCTCAAGGATTATCTCCTAAAAAGTCAAGCCAGGGTTTAGGGAATTCACAAGATAATTTAGAGCAACAACCTTCTGAGGAAGTTCCAAATAATGACATAGATCATTTACCAGGAGGAAAATTAAGCAGGCCTGTGATTGGTGGTGACAAGCATGATATGGTGACTAGTTGCAGTACGAGTAGCAAAAATAAAATCAAGGCTGGATCTTCATCAACGGAACTGGAAACTGGCACCCGTTGCACGAGGAATGGCAGTCAAGAACACACTGACATTCTATCTGATGATTTTGCTAAGAGGAATGACAATGTTCAACAAGACCAGAACCAAGGTTTACCAACGGATAAAGCTAGTGATAAAGAGTTGAATACACAGAATGATGCTATGATAGAGTGCGGGAACTCAGAAAGCTTAATAGAT GTTAATGTTTGTGATATATGTGGAGATGTCGGTAGGGAATATCTTCTGGCTACATGCATTAGATGCCTTGAGGGAGCGGAGCATAC TTATTGCATGCGAGTGAAATTGGATAAGGTTCCAGATGGTGAATGGTTATGTGAAGAATGCCAGCTTAATGAAGATCGAATTAAAACAAGAGGCAACCGCGGTGCATCAACAGTTGACATTTCAAATGGGAAGAACCAAGATTCAGAAAGCATGAGCAACCCTAAGACCTTGCAGACCGCTTTGACTAATTTGGGCGCTCAACAAATTGCTTCTGGTACACCGGTAACTGATCACTTGTCTGGTAATGTAAAGCTGCATTCAGGCTCAACTGATACTACAGAGGCACGACAAGTGAAGTGTGCCAGCCCAAATGCCGGGAGGCTGGATGCAAAGAGTAAAAACTTTGGGAGTATGGCAAATCGTAAGAGGCTTCAAATTGTCACCTCTGACACGGAAACACGGCCACCCACTTGCGGCACACCATCAGCCGGAAGATTAGGCAAGAAGTACGAAAGTTCAGAAGATTTATCGAATCATAAGAAATTGCGAATTGCCACTGATATGGAATTGCCAATGTCGAGTGAAGGCCTGCTGAGTCCACCTAAATCGTCCAAGAGGCATGCAGAGAATGCGTCATCCTCTAATCCAAGGCCGTTCAAGACAGAAAGCCCTAGGAAACATGACATTTTCTCTCATCAAAACTCGTTTAAGAAATCCAATAAGGGAAATCTTAAGCCACCTAATAATGCTCCAGTGAAGGGTGTTCAGGCAGTCAAAAGTTCCATGACCTTATCACGGTCATATTCATTAGGAAGCCTGGCTAATGCCAAAGCGCCAGTTCCTTCACCACGAG GTCCTTTATCGAAACAATTGTCTTTCAACAATTCGAAGAGCGAACCAAAGGTCAAGCAGTTAGCAGAAGGTGTGGCAAGCAAGCTGAAGCCTATAAAACATTCCCCAATAGATGTTAGAGAAAAGGGGCCAATGAGAAAGCTTATGAAGTCAGAGTCATTCAAGCGCGAGGGTTCAGTTAGTAAAGACTCCAGTTCATTAAAACAGAATAAATCATCTCTCTTGTCTCGAGATGAAAAACCAAGAATGTTGAAGCTGATGAGCGATAAGAGTTTCTTAGAAAGAAGGCCTTCTTTTATTCTTCAGAAACCACCTTTATCACCAAGGCCTGATAGTTCTGTGAAGTCGGGAGATAGAAAAGTCGACCAAGATAATCCAAGGCCTGGACCAAGCATACTAAAAACTAGCAAAAAGCCAG GTAACATCGAAAAGAAGCAGATCTCTGCTTCTGTTAACAGTGAAAAGCGGGGCATTGCTATTCACCAAACATCAACAGGAGTGGTTTCTTCTAAAGATGCTGATACTGTAAAGACTTCTGATCCACTGCTTCCAGTGGAAAATGTTAATAAGGATAATGATTGTGTGGGTGAAGCTTCACTCATTCTTAGGAAAAATGATAATAAAATGTCAACTAATCCTGAGGTGCTTTCCACACCATTGGCCATGACCTGTGAAACAGATTTACAAAATATGGTGCCAAGAGCAAGCGCTTCAGAAGATTTGACTCCTAATGTGGGACAATGCCAGCCTTTGGCCATGACTTCTGAATCACAAAGTATGGTGCCAAGAGCAAGTTCTTCAGAAGAGTTGACTCCTAATGTGGGACAATGCCAGCCTTTGGCCATGACTTCTGAATCAGATTTACTAAGTATGGTTCCAAGAGAAAGTGCTTCAGAAGATTTGACTCCTAATGTGGGACAATGCCAGCAAGAGGTTTTGGAAAGCACTGAACATAAGTCAATTAAAAGTGCAGAGGAAGTTCAGGCTGCAGAAGACATATTGCCCGAGAGTCCACATGATCCCCTAATGGCACAAAAACTCTGTGCCCCTGAAAACAAATTGAGCGAGCCAAATTTGAAGCATCAAGATTCTTTTGATCAGTTGCCTACTCTTGGGAATCTTTCCAGAACTTTAGTTATTCCAGAGCAGACTTACATCTGGCA AGGTATCTTTGAGGTTTCAAGAACTGGAATCTCTTCCGAACTATATGATGGGATTCAGGCCCACTTGTCCACCTGTACCTCGGCCAAAGCACTTGAAGTAGTCAAACAATTACCTCAGAGAATTCGGCTCATAGAAGTTCCACGTTGTTCATCGTGGCCACATCAATTTAAGGAAGTACAGCCGAGTGAAGATAACATTGCTCTTTTTTTCTTTGCTCAAGATGTTGAAAG TTATGAAAGATACGGCAAACTCTTGGAAAAGTTGCTTGTTGAAGACTTGTGCCTCACAACAAATATTAATGGCGTTGAACTTCTCATTTTGTCATCTGATAATTTGCCGGAAAAGATTCAAC GGTGGAATGGCTTTCTTTACTTTTGGGGCGTCTTCTACGCGAGGAAAGCAAATAGCTCAACAGAGCTTGTAGTGAAAAATCCTTGTCCACTAGTGTCAACCACTGAACCTTTTGATAAGCCTGTGTGTTCCCCTAAGGTTCCTCAATCTTTGGGTATAGATTTGAACCAGTGCCCTGATGATGAATTATATGATTCACCCGTATCACTTGGATCAGAGACAGAGAAGTCAGGTGCATCTGAAGATCACAAGACTTTGATGGGGTCGACAAATGGGAATGAAAATCTGGATGCATGTGAAATACATCATCAAGAAACTGCAGTCACCAGAGAGATTGTATTGGAAAGTGGTACTGCAGTTGTCTGTGAAACTTATATTCCCATGGGCTCAGGAGTTCACAACATGAAATTGGAATATCCAAGTGATACAACAG GTGGCTCAGGAACTGAAGGCAGAGACAGCATGAAGGATGAGGAGAGCTTTAGTCTGAATGAAGCTCCATGCTATGTCGAACGACATGTGGGTGCAAGCAGATCAATGCCTGACAATATATTGGCCAAGAAGAAGGCGCTCACATCGTTGACAGAAGTATCGTTACAACATCGAAGTGAATCAATCCTGAAGGCGGACTTCGTTTTGCATGATTCTGAGTCAAGCTACAAAAGGCAAAAGATTGTTAATGGAGATGAGCAACTACCCAGCGAGCGCTTGTCGAAGATACATTCCCTGCCAGCTGGTTGGCGTACTCCATTCGATGACTCACGTTATGCATACAAGGGTCTCTCAGATCTAGGTTCGACGACAAAAGCCATCTCAGATCAAGTTGTTCATGTTCTTTCGtctgatgatgaaggctctccagAACATACTACTATGAATAAGGCACCGTTGAAGGCAGAACAGGGATCCTCCTCCCCTCTGTTGTCACTATCCCTGTCTACAGCGGCAAAGACGCGCAAACTTGCCAGTTCGGACGCAGGAGATGATCGATCGCTGTCTCTTTCTCTTGGCCTCCCTCTCCCTGGTGTTGCAAAAGGAAACCAGGCTCTGGAGATAAAGCAGTTTCTGCCGGAGAAGCCTGGCATAAATACTTCTTTTCATCTTTAG